One genomic segment of Culturomica massiliensis includes these proteins:
- the secA gene encoding preprotein translocase subunit SecA: MGLNDILKKLLGNKSDRDMKELVPIVGKVNAEWEKIKGLSNDELRAAADDLKAKIRAHIQEEQDEITELKRKVDEERPTIEEREEIYDRIDKLEEEIDKKVEEILTELLPAAFAIMKDTARRFKENEEIEVTATPFDRNLSVNHDFVEIEGDKAIWFNSWIAGGNEVTWDMVHYDVQLIGGAVLHQGKIAEMATGEGKTLVATLPVFLNALTGRGVHMVTVNDYLAKRDSEWMGPLYMFHGLSVDCIDKHQPNSPERRKAYMADITFGTNNEFGFDYLRDNMAVHPEDLVQRKHNYAIVDEVDSVLIDDARTPLIISGPVPKGDDQMFDEYKPRVDRLVRMQRELVMKIFNEAKELLNSDDSKKRKEGGVLLLRAHKGLPKYKPLIKFLSEQGNKAILIKTENEYMQENNRRMPEITDPLYFVIDEKQNTIDLTDKGHDAITAAGEDPKFFILPNIGEEIAEIEKTVKDENEKLQRKDEMIQNYAVKSERVHTVSQLLKAYTLFEKDVEYVVIDNKVKIVDEQTGRIMEGRRYSDGLHQAIEAKEDVKVEAATQTFATITLQNYFRMYHKLAGMTGTAETEAGELWDIYKLDVVVIPTNKPIIRKDANDLVYKTKREKYNAVIDEIVRLVEAGRPVLVGTTSVEVSELLSRMLKLRNISHNVLNAKLHHKEADIVAQAGQKGTVTIATNMAGRGTDIKLTPEVREAGGLAIIGTERHDSRRVDRQLRGRAGRQGDPGSSQFFVSLEDDLMRLFSSERIIRVMDRLGHQEGDVIQHSMITRSIERAQKKVEENNFGIRKRLLEYDDVMNSQRTIIYKQRRNALLGERIGVAVANNTYDVCETIVNEYQPANDLEGLRMEVLRILSIDFEVTPEEFQTMKAEDLTEKLYDKVREVYTRKGEHIAEQAYPVIKNVFETRGEMFKNIVVPFTDGQRMYNVVTNLEKAYRSQGEDLMRSYEKSIILAQIDDAWKEQLREMDELKQSVQNAAYEQKDPLLIYKFESYNLFKTMVEKINRGIVSTLMKGQIPMQEPEEVREARERRTDMSRMKEGRAEAAVPQNQQPPKHEPVRVGPKVGRNDPCPCGSGLKYKNCHGKTE, from the coding sequence ATGGGTTTAAATGATATATTGAAGAAATTACTCGGTAATAAGTCGGATCGGGATATGAAGGAGTTGGTGCCGATTGTGGGCAAGGTAAATGCCGAGTGGGAAAAGATAAAAGGACTCAGTAATGACGAGTTGCGTGCTGCTGCCGATGATTTGAAAGCCAAAATCCGGGCGCATATACAGGAAGAGCAGGACGAGATAACAGAGTTGAAGAGAAAGGTGGATGAAGAACGGCCGACAATCGAAGAACGGGAGGAAATATACGACCGTATCGACAAGCTGGAAGAGGAGATTGATAAGAAGGTGGAGGAGATTCTGACGGAATTGTTACCTGCGGCTTTTGCGATTATGAAGGATACAGCCCGTCGTTTTAAAGAAAACGAGGAAATTGAGGTAACAGCTACCCCATTTGACCGGAATTTATCTGTGAATCATGATTTTGTGGAGATTGAAGGAGATAAGGCGATTTGGTTTAATTCGTGGATTGCCGGAGGAAATGAGGTGACGTGGGATATGGTGCATTACGATGTACAGTTGATCGGCGGGGCTGTGCTTCATCAGGGCAAGATTGCGGAAATGGCTACGGGTGAAGGTAAAACGTTGGTTGCTACTTTACCGGTATTTCTGAATGCTTTGACGGGGCGCGGAGTGCATATGGTGACGGTGAATGATTATCTGGCAAAGCGTGACTCGGAGTGGATGGGACCTTTGTATATGTTCCACGGTTTGTCTGTGGATTGTATTGATAAGCATCAGCCTAATTCTCCGGAACGCCGTAAGGCTTATATGGCGGATATTACTTTCGGTACGAATAACGAATTCGGTTTCGATTATCTGCGCGATAACATGGCGGTTCATCCCGAGGATCTGGTACAGCGTAAACACAATTATGCGATTGTGGATGAGGTTGACTCGGTGTTGATCGACGATGCCCGTACGCCTTTGATTATTTCTGGTCCGGTACCGAAAGGGGACGATCAGATGTTCGACGAATATAAGCCGCGTGTTGACCGTTTGGTAAGGATGCAGCGTGAGCTGGTGATGAAGATATTCAATGAAGCGAAGGAGTTGCTGAATAGTGACGATTCGAAGAAGCGGAAAGAAGGGGGAGTCCTGTTGCTTAGAGCACATAAAGGTTTACCGAAATATAAACCTTTGATTAAGTTTTTGAGTGAGCAAGGGAATAAGGCAATATTGATCAAGACGGAAAACGAATACATGCAGGAAAATAACCGGAGGATGCCGGAAATTACAGATCCGCTGTATTTTGTGATTGATGAGAAGCAGAACACGATCGATTTGACGGATAAGGGACACGATGCGATTACTGCTGCCGGCGAGGATCCGAAGTTCTTTATTCTTCCGAATATCGGTGAAGAAATCGCCGAAATTGAAAAGACGGTGAAGGATGAAAACGAGAAGTTGCAGCGTAAAGACGAAATGATTCAGAATTACGCCGTGAAATCGGAGCGTGTGCATACTGTAAGTCAGTTGCTGAAAGCTTACACTTTGTTCGAGAAGGATGTAGAATATGTGGTGATCGATAATAAGGTGAAGATTGTGGATGAGCAGACCGGTCGTATCATGGAGGGGCGCCGTTATTCGGATGGTCTGCACCAGGCGATTGAAGCTAAAGAAGATGTGAAGGTTGAAGCGGCTACACAGACTTTTGCTACGATTACGTTGCAGAATTATTTCCGTATGTATCATAAATTGGCCGGTATGACCGGTACGGCAGAAACGGAAGCCGGTGAGTTGTGGGATATCTACAAGCTGGATGTCGTTGTGATCCCGACGAACAAACCGATCATCCGGAAGGATGCCAACGATTTGGTATATAAGACGAAGCGGGAGAAATACAATGCGGTGATCGATGAAATCGTCCGTCTGGTAGAAGCCGGTCGTCCGGTATTGGTAGGTACGACTTCGGTAGAAGTGTCGGAGTTATTGAGCCGTATGCTGAAATTGCGGAATATTTCTCACAATGTGCTGAATGCGAAGTTGCATCACAAAGAGGCTGATATTGTAGCACAGGCCGGACAGAAAGGTACTGTAACTATTGCTACCAATATGGCCGGTCGTGGTACCGATATCAAGTTGACTCCGGAGGTACGGGAAGCGGGAGGTTTGGCTATTATCGGTACGGAGCGGCATGATTCCCGTCGTGTGGACCGTCAGTTGCGGGGCCGTGCCGGACGTCAGGGAGATCCGGGATCTTCCCAGTTTTTTGTTTCTCTGGAAGACGATCTGATGCGTTTGTTCAGTTCCGAAAGAATTATCCGGGTAATGGACCGCTTGGGTCATCAGGAGGGAGATGTTATTCAGCATTCGATGATCACCCGTTCTATCGAACGGGCACAGAAAAAAGTGGAAGAGAATAATTTCGGTATCCGGAAGCGTTTGCTGGAATATGACGATGTGATGAATTCCCAGCGTACGATTATTTATAAACAGCGCCGGAATGCGTTGTTGGGAGAGCGTATCGGGGTTGCTGTTGCCAATAATACCTACGATGTATGTGAAACTATTGTGAATGAATATCAGCCGGCGAATGATTTGGAAGGTTTACGGATGGAAGTTTTGCGTATACTCTCGATCGATTTTGAAGTTACGCCGGAGGAATTCCAAACTATGAAGGCCGAGGATTTGACGGAGAAATTGTACGATAAGGTGCGGGAAGTATATACGCGTAAGGGGGAACATATTGCAGAGCAGGCCTATCCGGTAATCAAGAATGTATTCGAGACCCGGGGAGAGATGTTTAAGAATATCGTCGTTCCGTTTACAGACGGACAACGGATGTATAATGTGGTGACGAATTTGGAAAAGGCTTACCGGAGTCAGGGAGAGGATCTGATGCGCTCTTATGAGAAGTCAATCATATTGGCACAGATTGACGATGCCTGGAAGGAGCAGTTGCGTGAAATGGACGAATTAAAGCAGTCGGTACAGAATGCAGCTTATGAACAGAAGGATCCGCTGTTGATTTATAAATTCGAATCCTATAATTTGTTTAAAACCATGGTTGAAAAGATCAACCGGGGTATCGTATCTACTTTGATGAAAGGACAGATTCCGATGCAGGAACCGGAAGAAGTCAGGGAAGCCAGGGAACGCCGTACGGACATGAGCCGTATGAAAGAAGGGCGTGCAGAAGCTGCGGTTCCCCAGAATCAACAACCGCCGAAACATGAGCCGGTGCGTGTCGGTCCGAAGGTGGGACGTAATGATCCCTGCCCTTGTGGAAGCGGCTTGAAGTATAAGAATTGTCACGGAAAGACAGAATAA
- a CDS encoding PilN domain-containing protein, with amino-acid sequence MVLPETITGYAQFLKVVILPDGSFQTVLYVLRKGKCVSIPEKVAGRQALTFVLLEGEGVLRRVYREGDESIRRITGNPDLLYDSEQREDGTVLRFMRRDKADEVVTGLKQRGIQVYGVYLSRGEEKSLSSPEEDEVVRWLRIRKEEMRFRVLFRPDRKGKVLGECVFRRLRLPLLCFWLIVLIGNFFGTVALEERVREQEAIVAVRMREREGRSREDEGIRNLSEKVRRWSVGRCALLLDRIARHVPGEMQLSLLSVAPSEGKLRSGRDPEIVSGVVLIGGETSDPGTVTRFCRLLEKETFCREIELKTIHRLSGREAYRFEIKVSL; translated from the coding sequence ATGGTATTACCTGAAACTATCACCGGATACGCTCAATTTCTAAAGGTGGTTATTCTGCCGGACGGAAGTTTTCAAACGGTTCTGTATGTACTGCGTAAAGGAAAATGTGTGAGTATACCGGAAAAAGTCGCAGGAAGGCAGGCTTTAACATTCGTATTGCTGGAGGGGGAAGGGGTATTGCGGAGGGTTTACCGGGAAGGTGATGAAAGTATACGCAGAATTACCGGGAATCCGGATTTGTTATACGATTCGGAACAGAGGGAAGATGGAACGGTGTTACGGTTTATGCGGCGGGATAAGGCTGACGAGGTCGTAACCGGATTGAAACAGAGAGGTATACAGGTGTACGGAGTGTATTTGTCCAGGGGAGAAGAAAAAAGTCTGTCTTCGCCGGAAGAAGATGAAGTTGTCCGGTGGTTGCGGATTCGAAAGGAAGAAATGAGATTCCGGGTTTTGTTCCGGCCTGACCGGAAAGGAAAGGTGTTGGGAGAATGTGTTTTCCGGCGCTTGAGGTTACCGTTGTTGTGTTTTTGGCTGATCGTACTGATCGGTAATTTTTTCGGAACCGTTGCATTGGAAGAAAGAGTGCGGGAACAGGAGGCGATCGTGGCGGTACGTATGCGGGAACGGGAAGGAAGAAGCCGGGAGGATGAAGGAATTCGCAATTTGTCGGAGAAAGTCCGTAGGTGGTCGGTCGGGCGTTGTGCTTTACTGTTGGACCGGATTGCCCGGCATGTTCCGGGGGAGATGCAATTGTCTTTATTGAGTGTAGCTCCTTCTGAGGGAAAGCTCCGATCGGGGCGGGATCCGGAAATCGTATCGGGAGTGGTGTTGATCGGCGGGGAGACTTCGGATCCCGGAACGGTTACCCGTTTTTGCCGTTTGCTGGAAAAGGAAACTTTTTGCCGGGAGATAGAATTAAAAACGATACACAGGTTGTCGGGACGGGAGGCATATCGTTTTGAAATCAAGGTTTCTTTGTAA
- the lgt gene encoding prolipoprotein diacylglyceryl transferase, with translation MLLYINWNVDPELFNLGAISIRYYGLLFALAFIFGYKVEEKMFKSEGLSQAWLDKLWIYVAIATVIGARLGHCFFYDWAYYSQHPLEIVLPFQFNPFKFTGFQGLASHGAAVGIIAGLWYYSRKVSKKSIFWILDRAVIPIALAGFFIRMGNLMNSEIIGKATNVPWAFQFVNASGIADPSTPRHPAQLYEAVCYLLSFGILMYFYWRTRAKEHLGFLFGLFLILIFSARFFIEFIKEPQEPWEADMALNMGQWLSIPFVIAGLFMIWYSKSHRVTESQSHKVKKRK, from the coding sequence ATGTTATTGTATATCAATTGGAATGTAGACCCGGAATTGTTCAATCTGGGGGCGATCTCGATCCGGTATTACGGTTTGTTATTTGCTTTGGCCTTTATTTTCGGATATAAGGTGGAGGAAAAGATGTTTAAGTCGGAGGGGTTGAGCCAGGCCTGGTTGGATAAATTGTGGATATATGTGGCTATTGCGACGGTGATCGGTGCCCGTTTGGGGCATTGTTTCTTCTACGATTGGGCTTATTATAGTCAGCATCCTTTGGAAATTGTATTACCGTTTCAGTTCAATCCTTTCAAATTTACCGGGTTTCAGGGACTGGCCAGTCATGGTGCAGCGGTTGGTATTATTGCAGGATTGTGGTATTATTCGCGGAAGGTGAGTAAAAAATCGATTTTTTGGATATTGGACCGGGCTGTCATTCCGATTGCTTTGGCCGGTTTTTTTATCCGGATGGGGAATCTGATGAATTCGGAGATTATCGGAAAAGCGACCAATGTGCCCTGGGCTTTTCAGTTTGTCAACGCCAGCGGGATTGCTGATCCGTCGACGCCGCGACATCCGGCTCAATTGTACGAAGCGGTTTGTTATCTGCTCAGTTTCGGAATTCTGATGTATTTTTATTGGAGAACACGGGCTAAGGAGCATTTAGGCTTTTTGTTCGGATTGTTTTTGATACTGATTTTTTCAGCCCGTTTCTTTATTGAATTTATAAAGGAACCGCAGGAGCCGTGGGAAGCTGATATGGCTCTTAATATGGGACAATGGCTGAGTATTCCGTTTGTAATTGCGGGCTTGTTTATGATATGGTACAGTAAAAGTCATAGGGTGACGGAGTCACAGAGTCACAAAGTCAAAAAGAGAAAATAG
- a CDS encoding nucleoside deaminase, whose amino-acid sequence MYEKKFMEEAIRLAVENVKKGAGGPFGAVVVKDGKVVAASANTVTPDNDPTAHAEVNAIRQACRRLGSFQLAGCEIYCSCEPCPMCLGAIYWARPDKVYYACTKTDAAEAGFDDSFIYREIEMPEAERSIPFCNQREKEAGEEFRLWRTKEDKTIY is encoded by the coding sequence ATGTACGAGAAGAAGTTTATGGAAGAGGCCATTCGGTTGGCTGTAGAGAATGTGAAAAAAGGGGCAGGAGGTCCTTTCGGAGCGGTGGTTGTGAAAGATGGAAAGGTGGTTGCTGCTTCTGCTAATACGGTTACTCCGGATAATGATCCGACGGCACATGCCGAGGTAAATGCGATCCGGCAGGCTTGCCGCCGACTCGGTAGTTTTCAGTTGGCGGGTTGCGAAATTTATTGCAGTTGTGAGCCTTGTCCGATGTGTTTGGGAGCTATTTACTGGGCTCGTCCGGACAAGGTGTATTATGCCTGTACGAAGACGGATGCTGCAGAGGCTGGATTCGATGATTCGTTTATATACCGGGAAATTGAGATGCCGGAGGCAGAGCGGAGTATTCCTTTCTGTAACCAGCGGGAAAAAGAGGCCGGAGAAGAGTTCCGGTTGTGGCGAACGAAAGAAGATAAGACGATATATTGA
- a CDS encoding (2Fe-2S)-binding protein, whose translation MSETICHCFDVSREEIEKAIREKGLKTVEEVGEETNAGTGCGGCQEQIQEILNEINGK comes from the coding sequence ATGAGTGAAACGATATGTCATTGCTTTGATGTAAGCCGTGAAGAAATTGAGAAAGCCATCCGCGAAAAAGGACTGAAAACAGTAGAAGAAGTAGGAGAAGAAACCAATGCAGGAACAGGCTGCGGCGGTTGTCAGGAACAAATTCAGGAAATCCTGAATGAAATAAACGGAAAATAA
- a CDS encoding type II secretion system F family protein, protein MAVLVFKDSRKETLFSELSSLLASGLDFSRSFSLLTEGEEKGRIKEMLKSIHRSVVKGNALWQALEENGGFSPLDRGVVRIGEETGRLSEALVFLAEYYRKRIARRRMISSAVSYPLVVLGTAVIVLVFMILVVVPMFEQVYTRMGGELPAMTRGMIALSRSFPYWLGGVTAVAGGGALFFRYFGKRPEVQSAVAAFLLRLPLVGGLIRQNCEARFCSLLWLLNSSGVPLLRSIGLLEGIISFYPYRKSFTSIAQELGRGTLFSTALSLFPRLYDRKLVMLLRVGEETNRLGDMLSRQGEELSQRLEHGLKQAGNLLEPILVLGVGALVAAVLIAMYLPMFRLGTTIY, encoded by the coding sequence ATGGCAGTTTTGGTTTTTAAAGATTCGAGAAAAGAGACTTTGTTTTCGGAATTGAGTTCTTTACTGGCTTCGGGACTTGATTTCAGCCGCTCGTTCTCACTGTTGACGGAAGGCGAAGAGAAGGGGCGGATAAAAGAAATGTTAAAGTCGATACATCGTTCTGTGGTGAAAGGAAATGCCTTGTGGCAGGCGTTGGAAGAAAACGGAGGTTTTTCTCCTTTGGACCGGGGAGTTGTACGTATCGGGGAAGAAACGGGACGGTTGAGTGAAGCTTTGGTGTTTCTGGCTGAATATTACCGTAAACGGATTGCCCGTCGCCGGATGATTTCGAGTGCCGTCAGTTATCCTTTGGTGGTATTGGGAACGGCGGTTATCGTATTGGTGTTTATGATTTTAGTGGTGGTGCCTATGTTCGAGCAGGTATATACCCGTATGGGGGGAGAATTGCCGGCCATGACCCGCGGTATGATCGCTCTTTCCCGTTCGTTTCCGTATTGGCTGGGAGGAGTGACGGCAGTCGCCGGAGGCGGGGCGTTGTTTTTTCGTTATTTCGGAAAACGCCCGGAGGTGCAATCGGCTGTAGCTGCTTTTCTGCTTCGTCTTCCTTTGGTCGGCGGACTTATCCGGCAGAATTGTGAAGCCCGGTTTTGTAGTTTACTTTGGTTGCTGAATAGTTCAGGGGTACCGCTTTTACGGAGTATCGGCTTGCTGGAGGGAATTATTTCTTTTTACCCTTACCGTAAATCTTTTACCTCCATTGCTCAGGAACTGGGACGGGGAACCCTTTTTTCCACTGCCCTTTCGCTTTTTCCCCGTTTGTACGACCGTAAATTGGTCATGTTGTTGCGTGTGGGAGAAGAAACCAACCGTTTGGGGGATATGTTGTCGAGACAGGGAGAGGAACTCAGCCAGCGCCTCGAGCACGGATTGAAGCAGGCGGGTAATCTGCTTGAACCGATTTTGGTACTGGGTGTCGGTGCTTTAGTGGCTGCCGTTCTGATTGCAATGTACCTGCCGATGTTCCGGTTGGGAACAACGATATATTGA
- a CDS encoding type II secretion system protein → MNPIGLKKVQVKMRCVRKYTYRAMTLPELLVVMIVGGIVFLMVFEAWNMAGRYGRQQTERSLSESTFFTAVSRLETLCMSADSLTVRGDGLVVHRAAGNEVYLYREGDCLVVLFGEGDDCIPVLRDTLFRNVDDVRWTSESDVPKRIDSLYVLLQLGKHRKEFGFGCTDRGSERWGKVFQTEENR, encoded by the coding sequence ATGAATCCGATAGGTTTAAAGAAGGTGCAGGTAAAAATGCGATGCGTTCGGAAATATACCTATCGGGCTATGACTTTGCCTGAATTGCTGGTGGTCATGATAGTCGGAGGAATTGTGTTTCTCATGGTATTTGAGGCCTGGAATATGGCAGGGCGTTACGGAAGACAACAGACAGAGAGGAGTTTGTCGGAAAGTACGTTTTTTACGGCCGTTTCCCGTCTGGAAACTTTGTGTATGTCGGCAGATTCACTTACTGTCAGGGGGGACGGACTGGTCGTTCATCGTGCTGCCGGAAATGAGGTGTATCTGTACCGGGAGGGAGATTGTCTGGTTGTGTTATTCGGGGAAGGGGACGATTGTATACCCGTTTTGCGGGACACGTTGTTCCGAAATGTAGATGACGTCAGATGGACATCTGAAAGCGATGTTCCGAAACGGATAGACAGCTTGTATGTACTTCTGCAATTGGGCAAACATCGGAAAGAATTCGGATTCGGTTGTACTGATCGCGGTTCGGAACGGTGGGGAAAAGTTTTTCAGACAGAAGAGAACAGGTAA
- a CDS encoding insulinase family protein has protein sequence MKRIFYVLFLAVLGALLASCNTSRDYESVPGDPLNARIYTLDNGLKVYLTVNPEKPRIQTYIAVRVGGKNDPAETTGLAHYFEHLMFKGTEEFGTQNYAQEKPMLDEIENLFEVYRKTTDEGERAALYKKIDSISYEASKLAIPNEYDKLMSAIGANGTNAYTGNDMTVYVEDIPSNEVENWAKIQADRFQHNVIRGFHTELETVYEEKNMSLTRDNRKVYEQIMAALFPNHPYGTQTVLGTQEHLKNPSITNIKNYYKEWYVPNNMAICMSGDFNPDEVIVTIKQYFGGMQPNPNLPKLNFQPEPAIEQPIVKEVLGLEAANVALAWRFPGASSPDAELLELVGQILYNGKAGLIDLDINQQQKLLSAYAYPNMMSDYSMFMMNARPKQGQTLEEAKDILLAEVEKLKKGEFDESLIEATVNNYKRYMQSLMESNSSRADQFVDAFINGIEWKDKVASLDKMSKVTKQQIVDFANANFKDNYAVVYKREGKDPNEKKMSKPAITPIFMNRDTSSAFLREIQASQVKPIEPVFLDYAKDMGQTTAKSGIPVLYKQNTTNDLFTIMYVFDMGTSQDKVLGTAVQYLDYLGTSKMTPEQIKQEFYKLACDYFVSPGTERVFVGISGLSENMGKAMELFESLLADAQPAPEVLENMKADILKSRQNAKLNQSANFSRLTQYAQFGPNSPARNILSAKELQELKPEDLLSRTSELNNYAHKILYYGPMTMEEVVAVINDKHQVPEQLTPVPDNKCFVPQLTPTNKVLIAPYDAKQIYMASISNRGEKFNPSIYPVLSMYNEYFGGGMNAIVFQEMREARGLAYSAGAGLSQPGKLDKPYIFNTFIACQNDKMIDALAAFDEIINDMPESENAFKLAKDALLTRLRTQRITKSDILWNYLGAQDLGLTTDRRKELFEKAQTMTLEDVKKFQEEWIKGRTYTYCILGDEKELDLKGLQKYGPITHLTREEIFGY, from the coding sequence ATGAAAAGAATCTTTTATGTTTTGTTTTTGGCTGTGTTGGGAGCTTTGTTGGCTTCTTGCAACACATCCCGTGACTATGAAAGTGTGCCGGGTGATCCCTTGAATGCCCGCATATACACTTTGGATAACGGTTTGAAGGTATATCTGACCGTTAATCCGGAAAAGCCGCGTATTCAGACTTACATTGCCGTGCGTGTCGGCGGTAAGAACGATCCTGCTGAAACGACCGGTTTGGCTCACTATTTTGAGCATTTGATGTTTAAAGGTACGGAAGAGTTCGGTACGCAGAATTATGCACAGGAAAAACCGATGCTCGATGAAATCGAGAATTTGTTTGAGGTGTACCGGAAAACAACGGACGAAGGCGAGCGTGCGGCTTTGTACAAGAAAATCGACAGTATTTCGTATGAAGCTTCGAAGCTGGCTATCCCGAATGAGTATGACAAGCTGATGTCCGCTATCGGCGCCAACGGTACGAATGCCTATACCGGTAACGATATGACGGTTTATGTAGAGGATATTCCTTCGAATGAAGTTGAAAATTGGGCTAAAATACAGGCTGATCGTTTCCAGCATAATGTTATCCGCGGTTTCCATACAGAACTTGAAACGGTGTATGAAGAGAAAAACATGTCTTTGACACGTGATAACCGGAAGGTGTACGAGCAGATAATGGCGGCTCTTTTCCCGAATCATCCTTACGGAACCCAAACGGTGTTGGGGACACAGGAGCATTTGAAGAATCCGTCTATTACCAATATCAAGAACTATTACAAGGAATGGTATGTGCCCAACAATATGGCTATTTGTATGTCGGGTGATTTCAATCCGGATGAAGTCATTGTTACGATCAAGCAATATTTCGGAGGTATGCAACCGAACCCCAATTTACCGAAGCTGAATTTCCAGCCGGAACCTGCCATAGAACAACCGATTGTAAAAGAAGTCCTGGGATTGGAGGCTGCAAATGTGGCTTTGGCCTGGCGTTTTCCGGGAGCTTCTTCTCCGGATGCTGAATTACTGGAATTGGTGGGACAGATTTTGTATAACGGTAAAGCGGGTTTGATCGATTTAGATATCAATCAGCAACAAAAATTGTTGTCGGCTTATGCTTATCCGAATATGATGTCCGATTACAGTATGTTTATGATGAATGCCCGTCCGAAACAAGGACAGACGTTGGAAGAAGCCAAAGATATTTTATTGGCGGAAGTCGAAAAACTGAAGAAAGGCGAATTTGACGAGAGTTTAATCGAGGCTACGGTAAACAATTATAAACGTTATATGCAATCGTTGATGGAGAGCAACAGCTCCCGGGCCGATCAGTTTGTGGATGCTTTTATCAATGGAATCGAGTGGAAAGATAAGGTGGCTTCATTGGATAAAATGAGTAAAGTTACCAAGCAACAGATTGTGGACTTTGCAAATGCGAATTTCAAGGATAATTATGCTGTGGTATACAAACGGGAAGGAAAAGACCCGAATGAAAAGAAAATGTCAAAGCCTGCCATTACGCCGATTTTTATGAACCGGGATACTTCCAGTGCATTTTTGCGGGAAATTCAGGCTTCGCAGGTGAAACCGATCGAACCGGTATTTCTGGATTATGCCAAGGATATGGGACAGACGACGGCTAAATCGGGCATTCCTGTGCTTTACAAGCAGAATACAACGAACGATCTGTTTACGATCATGTATGTATTTGATATGGGTACTTCTCAGGACAAAGTTTTAGGAACGGCCGTACAGTATCTGGATTATCTGGGTACCAGCAAGATGACTCCGGAACAGATCAAACAGGAATTCTATAAATTGGCTTGTGACTATTTTGTATCTCCGGGAACGGAACGGGTATTTGTAGGTATATCCGGATTGAGTGAGAATATGGGTAAGGCAATGGAATTGTTTGAATCTTTGCTGGCAGATGCTCAACCGGCTCCGGAAGTTCTGGAAAACATGAAGGCCGATATTTTGAAATCCCGTCAGAATGCAAAATTGAACCAATCCGCCAATTTCAGCCGATTGACTCAGTATGCTCAATTCGGACCGAATTCACCCGCCCGCAATATATTGTCGGCTAAGGAACTGCAGGAGTTGAAGCCGGAAGATTTACTGTCGCGGACCAGTGAACTGAACAATTATGCGCATAAGATACTGTATTACGGTCCGATGACGATGGAGGAAGTGGTTGCTGTTATCAATGACAAGCACCAGGTTCCGGAGCAATTGACTCCTGTCCCTGATAATAAATGTTTCGTTCCTCAGTTGACGCCGACCAATAAGGTGCTTATTGCTCCTTACGATGCAAAACAGATTTATATGGCTTCTATTTCCAATCGGGGAGAAAAATTCAATCCGTCTATTTATCCGGTATTATCCATGTACAATGAGTATTTCGGCGGTGGAATGAATGCCATTGTATTCCAGGAAATGCGTGAAGCCCGCGGTTTGGCTTATTCGGCCGGAGCCGGTCTCAGTCAACCCGGAAAGTTGGATAAGCCTTATATTTTCAATACTTTTATCGCTTGTCAAAATGATAAGATGATAGATGCATTGGCGGCTTTCGATGAAATTATCAACGATATGCCGGAATCGGAAAACGCCTTTAAGCTGGCTAAGGATGCTCTCCTGACCCGCTTACGGACACAGCGTATCACGAAATCGGATATATTGTGGAATTATTTGGGGGCACAAGATTTGGGGCTGACAACGGATCGTCGTAAAGAGTTGTTTGAAAAAGCCCAGACGATGACGTTGGAGGATGTGAAGAAATTCCAGGAAGAATGGATTAAAGGTCGTACGTATACGTATTGTATCTTAGGAGACGAAAAAGAACTGGATTTGAAGGGCTTGCAAAAATACGGACCGATTACCCATTTGACCCGGGAAGAGATATTCGGTTATTAA